In one window of Vanrija pseudolonga chromosome 5, complete sequence DNA:
- the NUC1 gene encoding Mitochondrial nuclease translates to MPTLGPSLLFAAGLTLGIGAGIFIPRKPAPTPPATAPFVAAPEHAGEKSKAVTLATPSGPVVLAGGFPGPTFDIIKRQAYTAAYDRAKKHPAWTAEHLTAQSLSRTPPTGTQPVPLDTARAADTQPAKTKGDRSKSQFQEDASIPELFRAKLSDYFRSGYDRGHMVPAADAKISQQAMDETFFLSNIAPQVGEGFNRHYWAYLEDFCRRLTSNFEDVYVFTIPLYLPERQADGKWRVSYEVIGQPPAIGVPTHFAKVILASRPDFAYPQKPSSTDKGVTAPNSVKELAMGAFILPNKEIPDEADLRSFIAPVEVVERAAGLQLFNEEMKYKSRQLCAVTQCQVIVRRFDDARKSIGNGKGGK, encoded by the exons ATGCCGACTCTGGGCCCTTCGCTGCTCTTCGCAGCGGGTCTGaccctcggcatcggcgcggGTATCTTCATCCCGCGCAAGCctgcccccaccccgcccgcgaccgcgccgtTCGTCGCTGCGCCCGAGCATGCCGGCGAGAAGAGCAAGGCCGTGACCCTCGCCACGCCTTCGGGCCCCGTCGTGCTGGCCGGCGGCTTCCCTG GCCCAACGTTCGACATCATCAAGCGCCAGGCGTACACCGCCGCGTACGACCGCGCCAAGAAGCACCCCGCCTGG accGCCGAGCACCTCACTGCTCAGTCGCTCTCGCGCACCCCACCCACGGGCACCCAGCCTGTCCCCCTCGAcactgcgcgcgccgccgacacccagCCTGCCAAGACCAAGGGCGACCGCTCCAAGTCCCAGTTCCAGGAAGACGCGAGCATCCCCGAGCTGTTCCGCGCCAAGCTGTCCgact ACTTCCGTAGCGGCTACGACCGTGGCCACATGGTGCCtgctgccgacgccaagATTTCCCAGCAGGCCATGGACGAGACCTTCTTCCTGTCCAACATTGCCccccaggtcggcgagggcttCAACCGCCACT acTGGGCTTACCTCGAGGACttctgccgccgcctcaccTCCAACTTTGAGGACGTGTACGTCTTCACGATCCCTCTGTACCTCCCCGAGCGCCAGGCCGACGGCAAGTGGCGTGTG TCCTACGAGGTCATCGGCCAGCCCCCGGCCATTGGCGTGCCGACGCACTTCGCCAAGGTCATCCTTGCGTCGCGCCCCGACTTTGCGTACCCCCAgaagccgagctcgacggaCAAGGGCGTGACCGCGCCCAACTCggtcaaggagctcgcgATGGGCGCCTTCATCCTCCCCAACAAGGAGAtccccgacgaggccgacctccgcAGCTTCATCGCtcccgtcgaggtcgtcgagcgcgccgccggcctccaGCTCTTCAACGAGGAGATGAAGTACAAGTCACGCCAGCTCTGCGCCGTCACCCAGTGCCAGGTCATCGTCCGCCGCTTCGACGATGCGCGCAAGAGCATCGGTAACGGAAAGGGAGGCAAGTAG
- the CNBE3350 gene encoding pH-response regulator protein palC — protein MAPYLFPYPTTGPVTLSNVFIDRQLAYTTELAEATVARTRLQIALKAAAGTEPGSSALAVLEAVQVYHPYLRGIIACLDTDDLLVKGELSFPWKSSLTASLTSGALLSLPSIQAEHFYVVLTYSIALANYAHAILHALPRFEVEPGSKAVPNITVEDAQKTNAGLTRAVDLLSQASGVADWAAIHVSPGLEPARQATGGRLGRSKWPVETGPEAFRAISMVLLADAHVTAIRKLLLPVLAHQLFAPPGPPLPSNHPSAGLLSKLYLYVSELYTSSAALFKVHEATRTSGGGRKLFSKKEREVPETDAADSEVIPELKRYLRKEALLSSALAYKWLGVDAGENGKGNKVGEAVAWVKEAQSRLSELEDGKVADRMKGLSLGKGSERRKEARKVRQGRVDRELADIAAWITAYTKMNDTVAFQPIPPSSSLVVPPGRPIFSAKAFTPPPAKFAPLERLSDDSVRKVETETKHEEAAYAGKGSYF, from the exons ATGGCCCCATATCTCTTCCCCTATCCAACCACGGGCCCAGTCACGCTGTCCAATGTCTTCATCGACAGACAGCTGGCGTACACAACagagctggccgaggccaCAGTCGCACGGACACGGCTCCAGATAGCGCTGAAAGCGGCCGCTGGCACCGAGCCCGGATCGTCGgccctcgctgtcctcgag GCGGTGCAGGTGTACCATCCCTACCTGCGCGGCATCATCGCCTGcctcgacacggacgaccTCTTGGTCAAGGGCGAGCTTT CCTTCCCATGGAAATCGTCCCTCACGGCGAGCTTGACCTCTGGCGCACTACTCTCGCTCCCTTCCATCCAGGCCGAGCACTTTTATGTCGTCCTGACATATAGCATTGCGCTGGCAAACTACGCCCACGCGATCCTTCACGCCCTCCCCCGGTTCGAGGTGGAGCCGGGATCCAAGGCCGTGCCAAACATTAcggtcgaggacgcgcaAAAGACCAACGCGGGGTTGACACGCGCGGTTGATCTCTTGTCCCAGGCGAGCGGGGTTGCGGACTGGGCTGCGATTCACGTGTCGCCAGGCCTCGAGCCGGCACGGCAGGCAACTGGTGGGCGTTTAGGCAGATCAAAATGGCCGGTGGAGACTGGACCTGAGGCCTTCCGAGCCATCTCAAT GGTTCTCCTCGCAGACGCACACGTCACTGCTATCCGAAAGCTCCTGCTGCCTGTGCTCGCCCACCAGCTCTTCGCTCCACCCGGCCCTCCTCTCCCGTCCAACCACCCCTCCGCGGGGCTGCTGTCCAAGCTTTACCTCTACGTTTCAGAGCTGTACACGTCCTCCGCGGCCCTGTTCAAGGTGCACGAGGCGACGCGtacgagcggcggcgggcgcaaGCTGTTCAGCAAGAAGGAGCGTGAGGTGCCAGAAACAGATGCTGCGGACTCGGAGGTCATCCCTGAGCTCAAGCGCTATCTTCGGAAAGAGGCGCTGCTGTCATCTGCGCTGGCGTACAAGTGGCTGGGCGTCGACGCAGGCGAGAACGGCAAGGGCAACAAGGttggcgaggcggtcgcgtGGGTCAAGGAGGCTCAGTCGCGGCTCagtgagctcgaggacggcaaggtcgccgaccGCATGAAGGGGCTCAGCCTGGGCAAGGGGAGCGAGAGGAGAAAAGAGGCGCGCAAGGTGCGCCAGGGGCGTGTGGACCGCGAGCTTGCCGACATTGCGGCGTGGATCACGGCCTACACCAAGATGAACGACACGGTCGCGTTCCAGCCCATccctccgtcgtcgtcgctcgtcgtgccACCTGGGCGGCCAATCTTCTCGGCTAAGGCGttcaccccgccgccggccaagTTTGCCCCGCTGGAGCGCTTGAGCGACGACAGTGTGCGCAAAGTGGAGACGGAGACCAAGCATGAGGAGGCCGCGTATGCGGGCAAGGGAAGCTACTTTTAA
- the priA_12 gene encoding Protein priA has product MRLWYTLLALAAVHTATANFLRCTIIEAANAVIQNQLYTSFSASQLTVGGCESFCAADPKKPGYSYYDPTNFVCLCSTASDVQTSGQVYYPTTDASGTCASWYISAITTRYGASTCITSWSGGPATDLPGSASDPVACMYGCLGTFAGFESAIYSPGKCTCAHNAVPVTDPTCTGGSLLFPRLSSVQPSGGLQYRRAAEQARLAEAKANPHCPRGMDACIVPGTSGYECLDTASELVWATGLLASTLVGPDRSVTCDRGRCVASGCLPGYTLRSDGVCV; this is encoded by the exons ATGAGGCTCTGGTacacgctcctcgcgctcgccgccgtgcacACCGCCACGGCCAACTTCCTGCGGTGCACGATCATCGAGGCTGCCAACGCCGTCATCCAAAACCAGCTGTACACGTCGTTCAGCGCGTCGCAGTTGACCGTGGGCGGGTGCGAGTCgttctgcgccgccgaccccaagAAGCCCGGCTACTCGTACTACGATCCGACAAACTTTGTGTGCCTGTGCTCGACGGCCAGCGACGTGCAGACCAGCGGACAGGTGTACTACCCGACCACTGACGCGTCGGGTACCTGTGCCAGCTGGTAT ATTTCAGCCATCACGACGCGCTACGGTGCGAGCACGTGCATCACCAGCTGGTCGGGCGGGCCAGCGACCGACCTGCCCGGGTCGGCGTCCGACCCCGTGGCGTGCATGTACGGCTGCCTCGGCACGTTTGCCGGGTTCGAGAGCGCCATCTACTCGCCCGGCAAGTGCACCTGTGCGCACAACGCCGTGCCCGTCACGGACCCGACGTGCACGGGCGGCTCGCTCCTCTTCCCGCGCCTGAGCAGCGTGCAGCCGTCCGGCGGGCTGCAGtaccgccgcgcggcggagcaggcgcgcctcgccgaggccaaggcaaACCCGCACTGCCCGCGCGGGATGGACGCGTGCATCGTGCCCGGGACGAGCGGGTACGAGTGCCTCGACACGGCGTCCGAGCTCG TCTGGGCAACGGGACTATTGGCGTCGA CCCTGGTGGGGCCGGACCGCTCCGTTACGTGCGACCGGGGGCGCTGCGTCGCGTCGGGATGTCTCCCGGGGTACACGCTCCGCAGCGACGGGGTGTGCGTGTAG
- the sal3 gene encoding Importin subunit beta-3 → MSTEHLLGDVTIILDALIGVDNSPRQEAEARLGTLVVTSPAETLLLLAQVGALGVGGFQLDVGYSSMPRANPQQRLLSLILLRRLSFQEHTGLALNPADPHPTAAFDVIPEQIRSRIERVLGAGLEDEMDVRLRKGLGVCVGEWVKASNQRQRPFVSLPTVVLTLAASPHPFHRFTPFQLLDSFPGLLSDESLGEDTIPADKVAELLLGGINDPSVDVCIEALKATKGVLQYGMSAEERSKFGPALVEASFDTITRLPLNVLEHALEPMVDISASYPDLFGSSLLLWIPFLLMCISPPETLIDYHFSRYPTRELEWEEWCQMGNMAYEVLLALIMADPGSAVTWEDGLLIRDIIGSLIGRQIAAFNGDTCEDWLQQEDLDEEDETYPAYPEEMLERLSHIMKDDSVVKSVAHHTEKLLKRQEWQAQYCALMAIASISEGSVELMKSEVRSILELVSPTASATHPRVRYGFLFCIGQLCSNLQGLMQTEYTDAVLDVAHRLLDDPIPRVREAAAAALVHFFEAETLTTFESKLESTLSGLIMALQHGPLYVQEQALAAIATVATHAGKAYLPYYRKTMDLNLKVLASDHPASHQRLVGRSMRCAVLIGQAIGKEHFFKDAIPLCQALLKIQNQIVSPDDKRKAYVSEAWMIIAGVIGTDFAPFLQFILPPVLHAASYVPTRTANGTGLLDDEDEDYDKSNSDEMLEKEEAFSHLAVYVHEMRAAFAPWLSQTMNITVEAIAMNGSEGLLEAACYLVPGLLQVAKDAKIWIVDPSNLEALFRTIINAIPHQYDASGVGQLYQSIGDSLRVLELPLPPKNTAHLCRATLQWLGGLYERRLERAVEAQQESERGDYWLWEDAERYEEKAENEALVCMDQTFGRVVKHDQSVLASCTEVMLLTRRVKAAAYNWDEAPNANDVQ, encoded by the exons ATGTCAACcgagcacctcctcggcgacgtgaCAATCATCCTCGATGCGCTCATAGGGGTCGACAACAGCCCGCGACAGGA GGCCGAGGCACGACTCGGGACGCTCGTGGTCACCTCGCCAGCAGAgacgctcctcctcctcgcgcaggtcggcgcgctcggcgtcggcggcttccAGCTCGACGTGGGTTACTCCTCGATGCCTCGTGCTAACCCTCAGCAACGCCTACTGTCGCTCATCCTCCTACGCCGCCTCTCGTTCCAAGAGCACACCGGGCTCGCACTCAACCCCGCCGACCCCCACCCGACCGCGGCGTTCGATGTCATCCCCGAGCAGATAAGGTCGCGCatcgagcgcgtgctcggcgccgggctggaAGACGAGATGGACGTACGCCTGCGCAAGGGGCTCGGCGTGTGCGTGGGCGAGTGGGTCAAGGCTAGCAACCAGCGACAGC GGCCATTCGTGTCGCTGCCAACAGTCGTCTTGACCCTCGCTGCGTCCCCACACCCGTTCCACCGCTTCACCCCGTTTCAGCTCCTCGACTCGTTCCCTGGGCTCTTGTCCGATGAGAGCCTCGGGGAAGACACCATCCCGGccgacaaggtcgccgagctccttctGGGAGGTATCAATGACCCTAGCGTGGACGTGTGTAtcgaggccctcaaggcAACGAAAGGCGTCCTGCAGTACGGCATGAGCGCGGAGGAGAGGTCAAAGTTCGGTCCTGCTCTGGTCGAAGCATCCTTTGAC ACCATCACGCGACTGCCCCTCAATGTTCTGGAGCATGCTCTCGAGCCAATGGTCGACATCTCGGCTTCCTACCCCGACCTCTTCGGCTCATCCCTGTTACTATGGATCCCGTTCCTGCTCATGTGCATCTCACCTCCAGAAACTCTCATCGACTACCACTTCTCGCGATACCCCACAAGAGAGCTGGAATGGGAGGAGTGGTGCCAGATGGGCAACATGGCATACGAggtgctgctcgcgctcatcaTGGCGGACCCAGGATCAGCCGTGACGTGGGAAGATGGCCTTCTGATCCGCGATATTATCGGATCCCTCATTGGCAGGCAGATTGCCGCTTTCAATGGCGACACGTGCGAGGATTGGCTACAGCAGGAGGAC ctcgatgaggaggacgagacATACCCAGCATACCCAGAGGAGATGCTTGAGAGGCTATCGCACATCATGA AGGACGATTCAGTGGTCAAGTCGGTGGCACACCACACCGAGAAGCTCCTCAAGCGGCAAGAATGGCAAGCGCAATACTGCGCTTTGATGGCCATCGCAAGCATCTCGGAGGGGAGCGTGGAGCTCATGAAGTCGGAGGTGAGGAGCATTCTAGAGCTCGTCTCCCCAACTGCATCGGCGACCCACCCTCGTGTTCGGTACGGCTTCCTCTTCTGCATCGGGCAACTCTGCTCCAACCTCCAAGGTCTCATGCAGACCGAGTACACGGACGCCgtactcgacgtcgcccacCGGTTACTGGACGACCCAATTCCTCGTGTTCgcgaggctgctgctgctgcccttgTGCACTTCTTCGAGGCCGAAACCCTCACGACGTTTGAAAGCAAACTCGAGTCTACACTATCTGGCTTGATCATGGCGCTACAGCATGGGCCTCTGTATGTGCAAGAGCAAGCCCTTGCTGCTATTGCAACGGTTGCAACGCACGCTGGCAAGGCCTACCTCCCCTACTACCGCAAGACTATGGACTTGAACCTCAAGGTTTTGGCATCCGACCACCCCGCGTCACATCAGCGTCTCGTTGGCCGAAGCATGCGGTGTGCAGTGTTGATCGGCCAGGCTATTGGCAAGGAG cacTTCTTCAAGGACGCCATTCCATTGTGCCAGGCGCTGCTGAAGATCCAAAATCAAATTGTTTCTCCAGACGACAAGCGGAAGGCTTACGTTTCGGAGG CCTGGATGATTATCGCCGGAGTCATCGGTACCGACTTTGCGCCATTCCTGCAGTTCATCCTTCCACCAGTACTCCATGCCGCCTCATATGTCCCCACGAGGACGGCGAACGGCACTG GCCtactcgacgacgaggacgaagacTACGACAAGTCCAACTCGGATGAGATGctggagaaggaggaggcgttctcccacctcgccgtctaCGTCCACGAGATGCGCGCAGCATTCGCCCCCTGGCTGTCACAGACCATGAACATCACGGTCGAGGCGATCGCCATGAACGGTTCCGAGGGGCTGCTGGAAGCTGCGTGCTATCTGGTCCCTGGTCTGCTTCAGGTCGCGAAAGACGCCAAGATCTGGATCGTCGACCCATCCAACCTTGAGGCGCTGTTCCGTACGATTATCAACGCGATTCCCCACCAATACGACGCGTCTGGTGTTGGCCAGCTTTACCAGTCGATCGGCGACtcgctgcgcgtgctcgagctgccaCTCCCCCCCAAAAACACTGCCCACTTGTGCCGCGCGACGCTCCagtggctcggcggcctgtaTGAGCGGCGTCtggagcgcgccgtcgaggcacAACAGGAGTCGGAGAGAGGCGACTACTGGCTGTGGGAGGACGCAGAGCGGTACGAAGAGAAGGCCGAAAACGAAGCCCTGGTGTGCATGGACCAGACATTTGGCCGTGTCGTCAAGCACGACCAGTCGGTGTTAGCGTCGTGCACCGAGGTCATGCTCCTCACGCGGCGGGTCAAGGCCGCAGCATACAACTGGGACGAGGCGCCCAACGCCAACGACGTGCAGTAG
- the YIL166C_2 gene encoding putative transporter yields MSTAPPTLNDTKGHAVPPPPASLTDEEKSDAGTLEGASESDLHARWYEPPDAYESKHRWDPRATWTPEEEKKLVRKLDVRVAAVACLCFAALQLDRGNITNALSDNMLKDLHLTTGDYNTGMTIFYVCFLAAELPSQMISKKLGSDVWIPIQMMAWSAVAMGQAGLSGKASFYVTRGLMGLIEGGFIADTILYLSYYYTHAELTTRLSFFWVSYMGTNIIGAFLAAAILEVRKRGHEGWRYLFGIEGAITFIIGAWACWYLPAGPTQTGSRWRQAWLNEREETIVVNRVLRDDPTKSSMHNREGLSLKELWLSITDYDLWPLYALGLLFFIAPGTVGAYFTLTLRSLKFSTFQTNMLIIPSQVLFCIGNLTLAFLVRRYKERLATASLAAWWLLIWFIVLVCLPDHSSKWLKWAILTLIVGYPYPHPILVSMNSSNAGSVRTRTVASSLYNMFVQASSLVASNVYQPSDAPYYHKGNRALIGIIAATIVLFYLSKGWYIWRNHQRDKIWNSWTNEQKDEYIRTTKDKGNKRLDFRFLH; encoded by the exons ATGTcgaccgccccgcccacacTCAACGACACAAAGGGCCACGcggtgcccccgccgccggcgtcgctgacCGACGAGGAAAAGTCGGACGCCGGGACGCTCGAGGGCGCCTCGGAGAGCGACCTCCATGCGCGGTGGTACGAGCCGCCTGATGCCTACGAATCCAAGCATCGCTGGGACCCCAGGGCGACATGGACT CCCGAAGAAGAGAAGAAGCTCGTCCGCAAGCTCGATGTCCGCGTCGCGGCAGTCGCATGTCTCTGCTTTgccgcgctccagctcgaccgcggcAACATCACCAACGCGCTATCAGACAACATGCTCAAGGACCTGCATCTCACCACGGGTGACTACAACACTGGCATGACCATCTTCT ACGTGTGCTTCCTGGCTGCCGAGCTGCCGTCGCAGATGATCTCGAAAAAGCTGGGCAGCGACGTGTGGATCCCGATCCAGATGATGGCGtggtcggccgtcgccatgGGTCAGGCGGGCCTGAGCGGCAAGGCGTCCTTCTACGTCACGCGCGGCCTCATGGGCCTCATCGAGGGCGGGTTCATCGCCGACACGATCCTCTACCTCTCCTACTACTACACGCATGCCGAGTTGACCACGCGCCTGTCCTTCTTCTGGGTCAGCTACATGGGCACCAACATCATCGGCgcgttcctcgccgccgccatcctGGAGGTCCGCAAGCGCGGCCACGAGGGCTGGCGCTACCTCTTCGGCATCGAGGGCGCCATCACCTTCATCATTGGCGCCTGGGCGTGCTGGTACCTCCCTGCTGGCCCGACTCAGACTGGCAGCCGCTGGCGCCAGGCGTGGCtcaacgagcgcgaggagacaATCGTCGTCAACCGCGTACTCCGCGACGACCCGACCAAGTCGTCCATGCACAACCGTGAAGGCCTGTCGCTCAAGGAGCTGTGGCTGAGCATCACCGACTATGACCTTTGGCCGCTGTATGCGCTCGGCTTGCTGTTCTTCATCG CCCCCGGCACTGTCGGCGCATACTTCACCCTCACGCTCCGCAGCTTGAAGTTCTCCACGTTCCAGACCAACATGCTCATCATCCCGAGCCAGGTGCTCTTCTGTATCGGCAACTTGACCCTCGCGTTCCTCGTCCGAAGGTACAAGGAGAGGCTGGCCACGGCGTCGCTTGCCGCATGGTGGCTCCTGATCTGGTTCATCGTCCTTGTCTGCCTGCCCGATCACTCTTCAAAGTGGCTCAAGTGGGCTATCCTCACGCTCATCGTCGGTTACCCTTACCCCCACCCA ATCCTCGTCTCGATGAACTCGTCCAACGCCGGCTCCGTCCGAACCCGCACCGTCGCGTCTTCCCTCTACAACATGTTTGTgcaggcgtcgtcgctcgtcgcgtccaATGTCTACCAGCCCTCGGACGCGCCCTACTACCACAAGGGCAACCGCGCGCTCATCGGCATCATTGCCGCCACCATTGTCCTCTTCTACCTCTCCAAAGGGTGGTACATTTGGCGCAACCACCAGCGTGACAAGATCTGGAACTCGTGGACCAACGAGCAGAAGGACGAGTACATCCGCACCaccaaggacaagggcaaCAAGCGCCTCGACTTCCGGTTCCTCCACTAG
- the AAD14 gene encoding Putative aryl-alcohol dehydrogenase AAD14, whose amino-acid sequence MSAVFHETKASDFPPTDPNADANIFAVFAPPPPPATALGVSRILAPTAGVRVSPLCLGAMSIGDQWSGYMGGKGLDVEQGKAYLDEFVALGGNFIDTANNYQNEQSEFIIGEWLAERGIRDQIVLATKYTTPYKLRNGAKFPGTQVNYAGNHRKSLRVSVEESLRKLKTDYIDILYVHWWDYSTSIEEVMQGLNDLVRAGKVLYLGISDTPAWIVSAANEYARAHGLSQFVVYQGLWSLNARDLERDIIPMARKYGMAVAPWGVLGQGKFKTPDELKQRAKLRGNAPPTESELKVSAALLKVAEEVGDNASPAGVALAWARAKVPNVYPIVGGASVDQLKDNAKALEIKLSDAQVAFLDESSPFNPGFPFAQFGTDPHYLPGGKPTGFLLNAVSGND is encoded by the exons ATGTCCGCCGTCTTCCACGAGACCAAGGCCTCCGACTTCCCCCCCACCGACCCGAACGCAGATGCCA ACATCTTCGCCGTCTttgcgcctcctcctccgccagcgaccgcgctcggcgtgagCCGCATCCTTGCTCCCActgccggcgtgcgcgtctCCCCCCTCTGCCTCGGTGCCATGAGCATCGGCGACCAGTGGAGCGGGTACATgggcggcaagggcctcgacgtcgagcaaGGCAAGGCGTACCTCGACGAGTTTGTCGCGCTCGGGGGCAACTTTATCGACACGGCCAACAACTACCAGAACGAGCAGTCCGAGTTCATCATCGGCGAgtggctcgccgagcgcggcatcCGCGACCAGATCGTCCTCGCGACCAAGTACACCACGCCGTACAAGCTCCGCAACGGCGCCAAGTTCCCCGGCACGCAGGTCAACTACGCCGGCAACCATCGCAAGTCGCTGCGCGTCAGTGTCGAGGAGTCGCTGCGCAAGCTCAAGACGGACTACATCGACATCCTGTACGTCCACTGGTGGGACTACAGCACCAGCATCGAGGAGGTGATGCAGGGGCTCAACgacctcgtgcgcgccggcaaGGTTCTCTACCTCGGCATCTCGGACACGCCGGCGTGGATCGTGTCCGCGGCCAACGAgtacgcgcgcgcacacggcCTCTCCCAGTTTGTCGTCTACCAGGGCTTGTGGAGCCTGaacgcgcgcgacctcgagcgtgaCATCATCCCCATGGCGCGCAAGTACGGCatggccgtcgcgccgtggGGCGTGCTTGGCCAGGGCAAGTTCAAGAcgcccgacgagctcaagcagcgcgccaagctccgcgGCAACGCACCCCCGACTGAGAGCGAGCTCAAGGTGTCCGCTGCGCTCCTCAAGGTCGCGGAGGAGGTTGGCGACAACGCCTCGCCTgccggcgtggcgctcgCGTGGGCGCGCGCCAAGGTCCCCAACGTGTACCCTATTGTTGGTGGCGCGTCGGTCGACCAGCTCAAGGACAATGCCAAGGCTCTCGAGATCAAGCTGTCCGACGCCCAGGTCGCGTTCCTCGACGAGTCGTCGCCGTTCAACCCCGGCTTCCCGTTCGCCCAGTTTGGCACCGACCCGCACTACCTCCCCGGCGGCAAGCCCACTGGCTTCCTTCTCAACGCGGTGAGTGGTAACGATTAG
- the MET14 gene encoding Adenylyl-sulfate kinase — MATNITFHPGAVTPAERAELLGQKGATVWFTGLSASGKSTIATALEQALLHRHLHSFRLDGDNIRFGLNKDLGFDPKSREENIRRIGEVSLLFASSSSIALTAFISPYVADRELARTLHAKHDPPLPFIEVFVDAPLSVVESRDPKGLYKKARAGEIKEFTGISAPYEAPPKPEIHIKTDEVDVKGAVEIVIKYLEAQGIIKAQ; from the exons ATGGCCACCAACATCACCTTCCACCCTG GCGCCgtcacccccgccgagcgcgccgagctcctcggccagAAGGGCGCGACCGTGTGGTTCACCGGCCTGTCGGCTTCGGGCAAGTCGACgatcgcgacggcgctcgagcaggccctcctccaccgccacctgCACTCGTTCCGTCTTGATGGCGACAACATCCGCTTTGGCCTCAACAAGGACCTCGGGTTCGACCCCAAGTCGCGTGAGGAGAAC ATCCGCAGGATAGGCGAGGTCTCGCTCCTCTtcgcatcgtcgtcctcgatcgCGCTCACCGCCTTCATCTCGCCCTACGTCGCagaccgcgagctcgcgcgcacgctgcacgccaAGCACGACCCCCCGCTCCCCTTCATCGAGGTGTTTGTCGACGCGCCCCTGTCGGTCGTCGAGAGCCGCGACCCCAAGGGCCTGTACaagaaggcgcgcgccggtgaGATCAAGGAGTTTACCGGCATTTCCGCGCCGTACGAGGCCCCTCCCAAGCCCGAGATCCACATCAAgaccgacgaggtcgacgtcaagGGCGCCGTCGAGATTGTCATCAAGTACCTCGAGGCCCAGGGCATCATCAAGGCCCAGTAA